From Desulfatiglans sp.:
CCCTGTATGCGTTAAAGTTTGGAATAGCTATTGCTGCCAGGATGCCGATAATCGCAATAACGATCATCAATTCTATAAGTGTAAAACCTTTTTCATTCTTCATATTCATCTTTGTAAACATAATTTCCTCCAAAAAATAAAAAGTTAGATCATGATCAATTAAATAACCCTAAAACAATCTATGGAGATTCACCTCCTTTCCTATCTTCTCCATCTATTCTATTGTTCTTCATCAAATTTATACTGAACAATATACAAATACCGTGCCACACAGGGTGGATGATGGCCATATTTTTTAACCCTTTATTTTCAATTAGTTATGGAAAATGGTTTGTATAGAATGTCTTCAGAAGGTGTCAAAGAAAAAACTTCTGACAATTTTTGTAATACTATTGCCAAAAATTGTCACATATCCCAATTTTAAATATAATTATGAATAAATATTGACTTACCTTCTCCTCCCATATAAAATTTCATTTCGTATGGCAAGGAGGTGATTTAAATGCCAAAAATAATTAAAAAGACTATTGAACTTGATCAGGACTATATAGATATGGCCCGGTCAATCTTCCGCGTTCGAACCGATAAAGAAGCTGTTAACAAGGCGCTTGAAATGGTTATAATTGACAACAGCATTATTGAAGCACATGAACAGGTTGCTGATAAAGGCGACATAATAGAAAAGGTTTTTGAATGAAGGTGATGTTTTCGCAGTATCTTAAAAGGTTTGAAAGTTGAATATACCCTTTAAAAAAAGATTTTCCACCACGGAGAGCACGGGGTGAAAAACTATAGTCAACACTGAAAATAAGTCGCCATGCCCGTCCAGCAATAACTGTGGTATTAACTCCGGATGACACCCAGGAAATCTTTTTAAAATTAATGGATTCACGCTTTCGAGGGAATTACAAAAAAAGATGCCAAATTATATAAATTCATAGGCTTTCGTTTCTCCGTGCCCTCCGTGCTCTCCGTGGTGAATTGTATTTTGATTTTGAGTATCCCTAACTCTCTTTCTTCTCAAACCGGTATCTAAACGATCTCATGCTTAAACCCAGTAATTTTGCGGCCTTTTGTTTTGACCCATTACACATCTCCATGGCCTTTTGCAGGTAGGATTTTTCTATTTCAGCCAAAACAGAATCGAGATTTATCCCCTCCGGAGTTAAATCAGATTGTCTTCTTTGCTTTGCTGCGTCCATGTCACGATGAAAATCAGACAGGGTCAGGCTTTCAGGAAGAATAATATTCGAGGTTTCAAGAGCTACGCTTCTTTCTATGATATTTTCGAGTTCCCTGACATTACCGGGGAAGGAATAGTTCTTAAGGAGGTCAATGGCATATGCAGATATCTTTTTGATATCCTTACCAAGCTCTTTTGAAAAATTTTCAAGAAAGAAGCGGCATAATATCTCAAGGTCACCCTCTCGTTTACGCAAAGGCGGCATTACAATCTGGATTACATTAAGCCTGAAAAAGAGGTCCTCGCGAAACCGGTTCTCAACCACTTCCCTTTCAAGGGTCTTATTGGTTGCCGATATAAAGCGTACATCCACCCTTTTTTCTTCTGTGCCGCCTACAGAGGTGAATGTCCTTTCCTGTATTACCCTCAGGAGCTTAACCTGAATAGCAGGTGTCAATTCTCCGACTTCGTCAAGAAAGACTGTCCCTCCATCTGCCACCTCAAACAGGCCTACCTTATCGTTATTAGCCCCTGTAAATGCCCCTTTTTTATAGCCAAACAGTTCACTCTCTATTAAACTTTCCGGTATGCCGGAGCAGTTTATTGCAACAAAGGGTTTATCCTTACGCGGGCTCTGATTATGTATGGCCCGTGCAGCCAGCTCCTTTCCTGTACCGCTTTCACCTGTAATGAGTATGTTACTCTTTGTGCCTGCAACACGCTCAATGAGGTCATACACCTTTTTCATCTGTGGGCTTTCCCCTATAATACAATCAAAATGATAGGTATACCCGGAGTCTACATGATCAATAACCTTTTCTGATGTATTTGTTCTTCTTGCTGCAAGAGTGTCTTTAACAATCTTTTTAAACTCTTTTACCTTGAATGGCTTGGGGATGTAGTCATAGGCGCCCTCTTTCATGGCCTCTACGGCTGTATCAGCGGTCGCAAAGGCAGAGATCATAACAACCATTGTCTCAGGGTTTTTTGCCTTGGCCTTTCTTAACACATCAAGGCCATTTAAACCCTTCATGCGGATATCGGTCACAATAAGGTCAAAATTAGTACTATCAATCGCACTGCACCCTGTCTCCCCATTATCAGCAAGGGTTACATTATACCCCTCTCCGGTCAAAAGGATCTCAAGGAACTCCCTCATGCTCCTGTCATCATCAACAACAAGGATATTTGGCGTCTCTTGACCAGACAATCTTACCCTCTACCATTGTAAATATATTTCTACCTTTAAGAGTTACCCCTATAAAAGGGGTGTTCCTGCTTTTTGACAGGATATCATCCTTTTGTAAGACATACTTCTCATCCATATCAAATACTGCCAGATCAGCCTTTACACCCTCTTTTATTATGCCTCCCTGTACCCCAAGTATTGTTGCGGGTTGAAGAGACAACTTTTTTATCATCTGAGGCAGGGTAAGCACCCCTTCCCTTACCAGATTCAGGCAAAGAGGAAGGGCTGTTTCAAGCCCTATAATACCGAATGCTGCCTGATCAAACTCCACCTCCTTTGCAAGCATATGGTGCGGGGCATGGTCTGTTGCTATTACATCAATAACACCATCTTTTAGCCCCTTTTTAATCGCCTGCACATCTGCCGGTGTCCGCAATGGAGGGTTAATCTTGGCGTTAGTGTTATAACCTTCTACAGCAGAATGGTCGAGCGTAAAATAGTGAGGGGCAGTTTCAGCGGTAACAGGTATACCCTTTTCTTTGGCCAGCCTTATGGCATGTACGCTACCCTCTGTGCTTACATGGGCTATATGAACCGGGCAACCTGTAAATTCCGCCAGTGATATATCCCTTTTTATCATGATCTCTTCACTTATCGATGGTATGCCTTTAATGCCTATCCTCGCGGATATACTGCCTTCATGCATATGCCCGCCATTTGAGAGCTCAGTATCTTCACAGTGAGAAATAACAGTTAGTTTATGGTACTGTGCATATTCAAGGGCCCTCCGCATGATCTCACTGTTTTTAACGGGTGAGCCGTCATCAGAGATGCCAACTGCCCCAGCCTTTTTAAGTTCGCCAAACTCTGTAAGGTTTAAGCCGTTTCTTCCTACTGTAATGGAAGCAACCGGATAGACCCTTACAATACCCATCTTTTTAGCCTGGCTTAAAATAAACTCTGTTACAGTGCTGTTATCATTAGCAGGCTCTGTGTTGGGCATACATGCAATTCCGGTGAATCCCCCTGCTGCTGCGGCAAGGCACCCGCTTTCTATGGTCTCCTTGTATTCTGCGCCCGGTTCCCTGAGGTGTACATGCATATCTATCAGCCCCGGAGCAATATACCTGCCTGATAGATCAATGCATTGAACATCTTCCTGTTTATATGACAGCGCCCCTCTATCAAAAACACCTTTAATATATCCGCCATCAATAAGAATATCTTTCTGTTCAATGATGAGACTTTCTGTATTGATTAATTCACCATTAATTAGCAGCTTCTTCACTTCGCGCCCCTCCAAGCAACAGGTAAAGCAAGGCCATTCTTATGGCAACGCCATTAGAGACCTGATCAAGGATAACAGAACAGGGGCTGTCACCGATCTGCGGTGAAAGCTCAACACCCCAGTTTACAGGGCCGGGATGCATTAGTATTGCGCCCTCTTTGGCCCTGCACAGTGTTTTTTCACTTATCCCAAAAAAATTAGAATATTCCTTTGTGCTCGGGAAGAGTGACTTGCTCTGTCTCTCAAGCTGAACCCTTAAGGCCATTATCACATCCTTGTTTATAAAAGCTTCAGCGGGATTATTAACTACCTCAACCCCTAATTCCCTCACATCATGAGGGATCATTGTTGGGGGCCCGGATATTGTAACCTCTGCCCCCATCTTTGTAAGCCCTATAATATTTGACCTTGCCACACGGCTATGTGATATATCTCCAATTATGGCAACCTTGAGACCATCGATTCGCCCCTTTTTTTCCTTTATTGTATATAGATCAAGCAATGCCTGTGAAGGATGTTCATGTGCGCCATCACCTGCATTAATTATGGATGCTGATATTTTATCTGCAAGGAGATGCGGCGCCCCGCTTGACGAATGTCTCAACACAATAATATCAGGATTCATCGCCTGAAGATTTTTTGCAGTATCTATAAGTGTCTCACCTTTTACCATACTGCTTCCGGAGGATGACAGGCTGAATGTATCTGCGCTCAGCCGTTTTGCAGCAATCTCAAAGGAGGTTTTTGTCCGGGTGCTTGGTTCATGGAAAAAAAGAACAACTGTTTTTCCCCTGAGTGTTGGCACCTTTTTAATATCCCTTGTGGAGATCTCTTTAAATGATTCTGCTGTTTGAAGAATAAGATTGATATCACTGACAGATAACTGACCCATGCCTAACAGATTTTTATGATTAAACAGGCTCATATAGCTCCGTGAAAAAAAACCTCCTTACCGTGTAACCGGTAAGGAGGTTTTTCCCAATTTTGGACAAGTAAGTTTGCCATTTGCTTTTATATATTAAGTGTTTTTGAAATCCAGGTATCCTAGCAAATGAGCTCTAATTGGTCAAGCACTCAAACTGTAAATATTCAGACTTTATTTTTTTTATCCTGTAAATATCTTTTAACTGCTTATTTTAAAGTGATATTATTTTGTGCCATCTTCAGAAGTTATATCCTTTTTTGCAGCCTTTTTTGCCATTTCATCAGAATTAAGTAATTGAACAATAGAGACAGCCGCAGCATCACCATGCCTGAAACCGTTTTTTATTATCCTTAGATACCCGCCCTGTCTGTTCAGATACCCGTTCTTTATGTCGTCAAAAAGTTTATGGGTAATAGTTTTTTCACTCATATAGGATATTGCGAGCCTTCTTGAGTGCAGATCGCCCTTTTTGGCAAGTGTAATAAGCTTTTCAGCTATTGGTTTCAGTTCCTTTGCCTTAGCATCTGTTGTTTCAATCTTTCCATATTTGAAAAGAGATGTAACCATATTTCGGTACATTGCCTTTCTATGGCTTGAGTTACGTCCAAGTCTTCTACCGCTATTTTGATGCCTCATTTTTAATCTTCCTTTTCGCTTTCATCTTCATCATCTGCAATCTCAGGGGCTGCTGATGGAAATCTATCAATCTTCATGCCCAATCCTAATCCCATTTCTGAAAGTATGGCCTTGATCTCGTTAAGGGATTTCCTGCCAAAGTTTTTAGTTTTGAGCATCTCTGCTTCGGTCTTCTGTACCAGCTCCCCGATCATGGTTATCTCAGCATTTTTCAGACAGTTCGCAGACCTGACAGACAATTCAAGCTCTGAAACCGGCCTGAAAAGATTTTCATTAAGCTTGTCGCTCTCTTCCTCTTCCTCTATTTCATCAGGCTCTGCCTCTTCTTCAAAATTTATAAAGGGCGTCATCTGCTCTTTAAGTATCTTGGCAGAGTATGAGAGTGCATCTTCAGGTAATACGCTGCCATCTGTAAATATCTCTATGGTCAGCCTGTCATAATCTGTTTTCTGACCCACCCTGGCATTCGAAATGATATAATTCACCTTCTTTATGGGTGAAAAGCTGGCGTCAATAAGTATTTCACCGATTTCATTATTGGACGCGGAGTCTTTTTCAGCCGGTACATAACCCTTACCCATCTTGACAACCATCTCCATATTGAGTTTTCCTTTTTTACTCAATGTGGCTATCTGTTTTTCCGGATTCAGGATCTCCACCTCTTCATTTTGGCTGATATCCCCTGCTGTAACGACTCCTTCCCCATCTACAGACAGGCTAAGCACCGCTTCTTCAACATCTATCAACCTTAGATTGATCTCCTTAAGGTTCAGGATGATTTCAGTAACATCCTCGATAACCCCCGGTATAGAGGAAAACTCATGAACGACATTATCAAATTTAACCGAAACTATCGCTGCACCCTGCAATGAGGATAGTAAAATACGCCTCAGGGCGTTTCCGATAGTTATACCAAAACCCCTTTCAAGTGGTTCACATACAAATTTACCGTAAAAAGCAGATCTTGTTTCAGACTCTATTTCAATGCTTTTCGGTTTAATCAATTCACGCCAGTTTCTTGCTTTAAGATCTCCCAAAAAAGTACCTCCACTATGATACATGAGATTTTATTAAAGGATTAAAATCAACTCCTATTTGGAATACAACTCAACTATAAGCTGTTCCTGCATAGGCATAGTCAGGTCTTCCCTGTTGGGAATAGCCGTCAGAGTGCCACGATATTTATCTTTATCAAGATCGATCCAGGCAGGAATTCCTCTGCGAACTACTGTCTCCAACGAATCAAGAATGACCTTCGACTTTCTGCTTTTTTCCTTTACCTCAATACAATCTCCTTTAGAGACCTGAAATGAAGGAATATTTATCTTTTGGCCATTAACTGTAAAATGATTCTGTCTAACCAGTTGCCTTGCCTGACTCCTTGAAGATGCAAAACCCATCCTGTAAATAACATTATCAATCCTGCATTCAAGAAAAAGCAGAAGATTTGTACCAGTGATACCTTTTTGCCTTTCAGCATTATAATAGTATTTTCTAAACTGCCTTTCCAGAACGCCGTATATTCTTTTAACTTTTTGCTTTTCTCTAAGCTGCAGCTGATAGTCGGAAACCTTGCCTCCCCGTCTCTGGCCATGCTGACCGGGCGCATATGGTCTTCTTTCAAAGGCGCATTTATCACTGTAGCAGCGATCCCCCTTTAGAAAGAGTTTGAGATTCTCTCTTCTGCACAACCTACATGATGAATCTGTATATCTGGCCAATCCTAGCCTCCTAATCTATTGATCAAAAATTTCTTATCTTAATATCATCTATCAATAAAAATGAATAACTTTCAAACCCATTGTTGACAAATCAAACCCATTCGATCTGATTTGTATTGATAAATGAGATATTTATACCCTTCTTCTCTTTGGAGGGCGACACCCGTTATGAGGTATCGGGGTAACATCTCTTATTATGCTTACTGTAAAACCCTCAACCTGCAAAGCGCGTAATGCTGCTTCTCTGCCTACTCCAGGACCTTTTACCCTTACTTCAGCAGTTTTAAGCCCCTGTTCCATTGCGGCCTTTAATGCACCCTGAGCAGCCATCTGGGCTGCGTATGGTGTGCTCTTTTTTGACCCCTTGAAACCGTGCCTTCCAGCAGTGGAATCTGATATAACATTACCTTCAGTGTCAGTAATGGTGATTATCGTATTATTAAAGGTGGAGCAAATATGCACTATACCGTTAGGTACTGATTTTTTTTCCTTCTTTATCTTTTTCCCTTTATTTACACGTTTTGCCATAGTTGTAAACTGATCTCCTTATTTTTTCCTTTTGCCCATTATTGATTTGCTGGGGCCTTTTCTGGTCCTTGCATTCGTGCTTGTCCTTTGACCTCTTACCGGTAAACCCCTTCTGTGCCTAATACCGCGATACAGACCCAAGTCCATTAATCTCTTGATATTCATGGAGACATCGCGTCTCAAATCACCTTCAACCTTATGTTTTTCATCAATAATACTTCTTATATCCGAGATCTGGTTTTCAGTTAGATCATCAGCCTTCGTATCATAATCAATACCGCACTCATTAAGTATTTTTTGAGAACCGCTTCTTCCTATCCCAAAAATATAGGTAAGCGCAATCTCGATTCTTTTATTCTTCGGTAAATCTACCCCTGCAATTCTTGCCAAGTTATTTCTCCTTTTATGATATGAAATAAACCATATTATCGACGCAACAAGTTAGCCCTGTCTCTGTTTATGTCTGGGGTTTTCACAGATAACTCTCAAAACACCCTTGCGTTTAATTATCTTGCACTTGCTACACATTTTTTTAACTGATGCTCTTACTTTCATGATAAATAATTCTCCTGAATAATCCTGCAACCTATCTGTGTTTACCAATTCCTTTTTTCATGAATCCTTCGTAATGTCTCATCATCATATGCGATTCAATCTGATTGGCGGTATCCATAGCGACTCCTACCACAATAAGCAGGGATGTTCCACCAAAATAATAGGGCATGTTTGCCTTATACATCAATATCTGAGGAAGTATACACACTAAAGATATATAAATCGCTCCCCCTAGTGTTAACCTGGTCATTACCTTATCAATATATTCGGCAGTGTTTTTGCCTGGCCTGATACCCGGTATAAAGCCACCCTGTTTCTTCATGTTTTCGGCTATATCCATAGGATTATAATTTACGGCTGTATAGAAATAGCAGAAAAATATTATAAAGAGCACATAGATTACATTATAAATAACATGTCCGGGGTTCATTGAATTTGTTATAGCTTGTAACCACGGTATATTGTTAACATCAACAAAATTTGAAACCATAAGAGGAAATGAGAGTATAGAAGAGGCAAATATTGGAGGTATAACTCCTGCTGCATTTATCTTTAATGGTAAATGGGTGCTCTGCCCACCATACATGCGCCTGCCAACTACCCTTTTAGCATATTGCACAGGAATTCTTCTCTGGCCTCTCTCCATAAACACAACAAATGCGGTAACTGCAACCATTACAATTATAATTATCGCCATAAGGAAAATGCTTATCTGCCCTGCGCTCATGAGGCTTATAACCCTGTAAAAAGCGGGCCAGAACCCTGCTACTATGCCAGAAAAAATTATGAGTGAGATGCCGTTTCCTATTCCTCTTTCAGTAATCTGCTCACCAAGCCACATTAGAAACGACGTCCCTGCAGTGAGTGTAATGATTGTAAGTAATCTGAATCCCCATCCACCCGATGCAACAATCATGGCGCCACCAGGAGCGCTCATTCTTTCAAGACTGATTGCTATACCAAACCCTTGGATTATGCTCAATATAACAGTTCCATAACGCGTATACTGGGTTATCTTTTTTCTTCCCTGTTCACCTTCCTTGCGCAGTTTTTCAAGATGAGGAACAACCACTGCAAGAAGCTGTAAAATGATAGAAGAGGTTATATAGGGCATTATTCCCAATGCCATAACAGACGCCCTGCTTAAAGCCCCGCCGGAAAACATATCTATAAGGGCGAAAGGATTTCCCTGAATAGAGTTAAATAATTCAGTTAGAGCTTCACCGTTAATACCGGGGGTAGGCAGAATACAGCCCAGTCTATACACAATTAGCATTAGCAATGTGAAGATAAGCCTTTTTTTCAGCTCTGGAATTTTAGGAATATTTTGTATACTGCCTAGCAAGGTTAGTATTCTCCAAAAAAATTATGGTCTGATAAACTCGATCTTTCCGCCAGCGGCTTCGATCTTTTTAATAGCTTCCTTACTCGCCATGTCCACTTTTATCTCAACAGGGTGATTCAAGTCTCCATTGCCGAGAAGCTTTATCCCATTTTTTGCGCCCTTATACAGTCCCAGCTCTTTCAATTTTTCCTGATCTATTGATACACCAGCTTCACACCTGTTAAGATCACGGATGTTGATGATATCATACACCTTCTTAAAATGATTTGTGAATCCTCTTTTTGGCAGCCTTCTATGTAAAGGCATCTGACCGCCTTCAAATGCCGGCCCAACGCTGGCGCCTGATCTGGCCTTTTGTCCCTTATGCCCTTTACATGATGTTTTTCCATGGCCTGAGCCTGGTCCTCTACCAACCCTTTTTTTACTTTTCCTTGAGCCTTCTGCGGGGGAAAGATCATTTAACTTCATCATTATCTCCCAATGATTATATTTCAACCTTTACCATGTATAATACCTTTTCTATCATTCCTCTGATAGGAGCAGTATTATTCAGGCAAACGGTTCTATTCAATTTTGTTAATCCCAGACCTTTTAATGTTTCCCTGATTCTTTTATTTTTTCCAATACCACTTTTAACCAGGGTTAATTTTATTTTATCAGCCATAATAAAATCTCGTTCTTTATAATTAAGTTAACATTTCCTGAAGAGTCTTACTCCTTCTGGATGCAATTTCTTCAGGTGTCCTCAGAGTGCAAAGCCCTTTAATTGTCGCCCTTACAAGATTATGCGGATTATTTGAACCCAGGCATTTTGAAAGAATATTCTGAATGCCAACAGCTTCAAGTACAGCCCTTACAGCCCCGCCTGCAATAACACCTGTTCCTGGGCCGGCTGGTTTAATAAGTACACGACCAGCTCCCCATTTACCGATGGCCTCGTGCGGTATGGTGCCGTCCTTTATGCTGACAGCCTTCATGCTCTTTCTAGCCTTTTCTACCCCTTTTCTAATAGCCTCGGGGACCTCATTGGCCTTTCCAAGACCAAATCCAATAAGGCCTTTTCCATCACCAACAATTACTATTGCGCTAAAACTGAATCTACGTCCACCCTTTACAACCTTGGCAACCCTGCTTATATGGACGACTTTTTCAATGAATTCATTCCCGCTTTCTTCTTTAAACAATGCCTGTCTCCTTGATTGCTGACTTAATAATTTAGAAATCCCTTTAAAACCTAGAATTCCAGACCGCCTTCTCTAGCTGCTTCAGCAAGTGATTTTACTCGTCCATGATACAGAAACCCGTTTCTGTCAAAGACTACCTTTTTAATGCCTTTTTCAAGGGCTTTCTGTGCGATCAATTTACCTATCATTGAAGCGCCTTCAATGTTTCCACCCTTTCCTGTCATTGTATCTCTTACCTCCTTCGATATAGAGGAGATCTGAACAAGGGTATTGAAACTTGTATCATCAATAATCTGTGCGTATATATTTTTTGCACTCCTGAACACTGAAAGCCTCGGACGTTCGGCTGTACCCGTTACTTTATTCCTTAAGCGCTTTTTTCTTTTTTCTCTTGATTCTGCTCTTCTTACTATTGCCATTTTATAATCCTGTTAATAATAATCCGTTCTAATCTCTGGATCCGGACTTTCCAGCTTTTCTTTGAATTACTTCCGCCGCATACTTGATACCCTTTCCTTTATAGGGTTCAGGCCTTCTGAAACCCCTGATCTTTGCGGCGGTCTCACCAAGAAGCTCATTATCAATTCCGCTTAGTGTAATCTTGGACTTATCAATAGTTGCATCTATTCCATTGGGAAGCTCATAAACAACAGGGTGCGAATAACCCAGATTGAATGTAGCCTTTCTCCCTGAAACCTCTGCCTTGTACCCTACCCCAACTATTTCAAGTATCCGTTCAAACCCCTTTGATACACCCTTTACCATATTTGCTACCAAAGCCCTGAACAGACCATGACAAGCATTGCACTCTTTTGAATCATCCTTGGCAGTTATCAAAAGTGTATCATTTTCGATATTCAAACTGACATTGGGGTTAATCTGCCTTTTAAGCTCACCTTTAGGCCCCTTGACAGTAATCATGTCATCTTTAATATCGATTTTAACATCCTTAGGGATTTGAATAGGCATTTTGCCTATGCGTGACATTTATTACCTCCAGTTAATAGATCATAATACGATAGATAAAACACGAAATCACCATATCGAACAGATGATTTCTCCGCCAACACCAATCTCCCTGGCCTGTTTATCCGTAATTATGCCTTTCGAAGTAGATAGAATATTTATTCCAAAACCGTTTAATATCTTTGGAATATTGTCTCTTTTAGCATAAATTCTGCACCCGGGTTTGCTCACCCTTTTTAGGCCATCTATTGTGGGCACACCTTTTTCATCGTATTTAAAATAAATCTTGATGATTCCCTGCTTCTTATCATCCAATAATTTAAAATTCTTGATGAAACCTTCCGATTTAAGCACCTTGGCGATATTAATCTTCATCCTGGAACCCGGAATGTCTACTGAATTATATGATGCCATTATTGCATTCCTGATTCTCGTCAGCATATCGGCGATCGGATCTGTCATTCCCATGAAA
This genomic window contains:
- a CDS encoding 50S ribosomal protein L18, with product MVRRAESREKRKKRLRNKVTGTAERPRLSVFRSAKNIYAQIIDDTSFNTLVQISSISKEVRDTMTGKGGNIEGASMIGKLIAQKALEKGIKKVVFDRNGFLYHGRVKSLAEAAREGGLEF
- the rpsH gene encoding 30S ribosomal protein S8; translated protein: MGMTDPIADMLTRIRNAIMASYNSVDIPGSRMKINIAKVLKSEGFIKNFKLLDDKKQGIIKIYFKYDEKGVPTIDGLKRVSKPGCRIYAKRDNIPKILNGFGINILSTSKGIITDKQAREIGVGGEIICSIW
- the rplF gene encoding 50S ribosomal protein L6, which encodes MSRIGKMPIQIPKDVKIDIKDDMITVKGPKGELKRQINPNVSLNIENDTLLITAKDDSKECNACHGLFRALVANMVKGVSKGFERILEIVGVGYKAEVSGRKATFNLGYSHPVVYELPNGIDATIDKSKITLSGIDNELLGETAAKIRGFRRPEPYKGKGIKYAAEVIQRKAGKSGSRD